In a genomic window of Ipomoea triloba cultivar NCNSP0323 chromosome 3, ASM357664v1:
- the LOC116012799 gene encoding uncharacterized protein LOC116012799, translating to MVAESWLRSLWKTTKKRGGGSSEKQIIGVLAFEVASLMSKMVHLWKSLCDKQVGSLREEIKNSPGIRKLVSEDDAYIARLICSEMIENLGNVAIAVARLAKKCNDPLLRSFEQAFNDLLKLGIDPYGWHLSWKKMDRKVKKMERFVVINSNLYQEMECLADFAQTLQRMKCNDDADIISLVEYEKKVSWKQQEVKHLKEVSVWGRSYDYVVRLLARGVFTIYCRIGHVFGVNPVGDQEMRDSKVLESDNIHRSQSVAYTQSSVHPAETSLSRFSSEPIENLLTRSGPISRTANISTFYSGPLRNSTSTASLAPGGHKAVNFHSGPLEMSKAKPGQTTRVNRSAFKWWRLRDHSGKLQGKTPISKSNKLTSVVGENGFPMSNSYINTNGGYSGDLSGAKPVQGNSVYGPMPNFNSKKSLMNAPPETLGAAALALHYANVIIVIEKLVSSPHLIGHDARDDLYNMLPASIRTALRAKLKPYAKKLSSSVCDMALAEEWNEALTGILEWLAPLAHNMIRWQSERSFEHQSFVSRTNVLLVQTLFFANQPKIEATITELLVGLNYIWRYGRELNAKAIEECASVRTFDEFLDE from the coding sequence ATGGTTGCTGAGTCTTGGCTGCGTAGTTTATGGAAAACAACCAAGAAGCGTGGTGGGGGTTCTTCTGAAAAGCAGATAATTGGGGTTTTGGCCTTTGAAGTTGCAAGCTTGATGTCCAAGATGGTTCATCTATGGAAGTCTCTGTGTGATAAGCAGGTTGGTAGTTTGAGGGAAGAGATAAAGAATTCTCCTGGGATTAGAAAGCTGGTGTCAGAAGATGATGCCTATATTGCTAGGCTAATTTGCAGTGAGATGATTGAGAATTTGGGGAATGTGGCAATTGCAGTGGCTAGGCTTGCAAAGAAATGCAATGATCCTCTCTTGAGGAGCTTTGAGCAGGCCTTCAATGATTTGCTTAAGCTCGGGATTGATCCGTATGGCTGGCATCTGTCCTGGAAGAAGATGGACAGGAAAGTTAAGAAGATGGAACGATTCGTCGTGATCAATTCCAATTTGTACCAAGAAATGGAATGCCTCGCGGATTTTGCACAGACTTTGCAGAGAATGAAGTGTAATGATGATGCAGACATCATTAGTTTAGTCGAGTACGAGAAGAAGGTCTCGTGGAAGCAGCAGGAAGTGAAGCATCTTAAAGAGGTCTCGGTTTGGGGCAGGAGTTATGATTATGTTGTTCGGCTTCTGGCCCGAGGTGTGTTCACTATATATTGTAGGATTGGGCATGTTTTTGGAGTTAATCCTGTTGGGGACCAGGAAATGAGAGACTCCAAAGTTCTTGAATCGGATAACATTCATCGTAGCCAATCCGTTGCATATACACAGTCGTCTGTTCATCCAGCTGAAACTAGTCTTTCCAGATTTTCCTCAGAACCAATTGAGAACCTTCTTACTAGGTCTGGTCCAATTTCAAGAACAGCAAATATAAGCACCTTTTATTCAGGCCCTCTTAGAAATTCGACTTCCACAGCGAGCCTGGCTCCCGGAGGGCACAAAGCTGTTAACTTTCACTCGGGTCCCCTTGAAATGTCGAAGGCCAAGCCTGGTCAGACCACCAGAGTAAATAGATCTGCCTTTAAGTGGTGGCGTTTGCGAGACCATTCAGGAAAGTTACAAGGAAAAACCCCGATTTCAAAATCCAATAAGTTGACATCTGTAGTGGGGGAGAATGGTTTTCCTATGAGTAATAGCTATATAAATACAAATGGTGGCTATTCTGGAGATCTGAGTGGTGCCAAACCTGTACAGGGCAATTCAGTTTATGGTCCTATGCCCAATTTCAACTCGAAAAAGAGTTTGATGAATGCTCCTCCCGAGACTCTCGGGGCTGCTGCTTTGGCGTTGCATTATGCCAACGTTATCATTGTGATCGAGAAACTAGTTTCGTCTCCTCACTTGATAGGGCACGATGCAAGAGATGACTTGTACAATATGTTGCCCGCCAGCATAAGAACGGCCCTCAGAGCAAAACTGAAGCCGTATGCTAAGAAATTGAGCTCATCAGTATGCGACATGGCTCTTGCAGAAGAGTGGAACGAGGCATTGACGGGAATCCTAGAGTGGCTTGCTCCGCTTGCCCATAACATGATAAGATGGCAGTCTGAGCGGAGTTTTGAGCACCAGAGCTTTGTTTCAAGAACAAACGTTCTACTCGTACAGACTCTTTTCTTTGCGAATCAGCCAAAAATAGAGGCAACAATTACCGAGCTCCTTGTTGGTTTGAACTACATATGGAGATACGGTAGAGAGCTTAATGCCAAAGCAATAGAAGAATGTGCCAGTGTTAGAACATTTGACGAGTTCTTGGATGAGTGA
- the LOC116011994 gene encoding uncharacterized protein LOC116011994 encodes MGKSNDSIDRRKNKKIRRKQDESSKVSNRIASIIAAKKRRLTGKRRKCQGMCFSLPTPEDPFNDKSGKSDPVKNKKRAGSKKEKRVDKKKLAPNKRPTDVIHANMNQECKIMQVDNLQTAHTIIEKAEGDSFENYADCPSKFLLLCLNTIQNAMLHDGASNDKGGKPFFAYSWGIEFWKRYSSGKDILDTSQAHSSIEQIAWIASTAADTIAKKEKEGLSLTNPFLLYLVPSQEKAVKVRQICKPLKTLGIHTISLHPGASMDHQIQGLKSCEPEFVIATPERLQELVSCNAINISGVSLLVVDGPSYEIGSIDAIKTIRQIICGSLQTVVFSDCSSNPYISVLQKLIQGSFCRIPLESLTHER; translated from the exons ATGGGGAAGAGCAACGATTCTATTGACAGAAGAAAGAACAAAAAGATCAGAAGGAAGCAAGACGAATCTTCCAAAGTTTCCAATCGAATCGCCTCCATCATCGCCGCCAAGAAGCGCCGCTTGACCGGCAAACGCCGCAAGTGTCAg GGCATGTGTTTCAGCCTACCTACGCCTGAGGACCCCTTCAATGACAAAAGTGGTAAATCAGATCCTGTGAAGAACAAAAAGCGGGCAGGTTCCAAGAAAGAAAAGAGGGTTGACAAGAAAAAGCTAGCTCCAAATAAAAGGCCAACTGATGTAATTCATGCAAACATGAATCAAGAATGCAAAATAATGCAAGTTGATAATTTACAGACTGCACATACAATAATTGAAAAGGCTGAAGGGGACAGTTTTGAGAACTATGCAGACTGTCCATCAAAGTTCTTGCTGTTATGCTTGAACACTATTCAGAATGCTATGCTACATGATGGAGCCTCCAATGATAAGGGTGGCAAGCCATTTTTTGCCTATTCATGGGGGATTGAATTTTGGAAGCGTTATTCAAGTGGAAAAGATATCTTAGATACAAGTCAAGCCCATTCTTCTATTGAGCAAATTGCTTGGATTGCATCAACTGCTGCTGATACTATAGCaaaaaaggagaaagaaggaCTATCATTGACAAACCCCTTCCTTCTGTATCTTGTTCCCTCTCAAGAGAAAGCTGTTAAG GTACGCCAAATTTGCAAGCCCTTGAAAACACTTGGAATTCATACAATCAGTTTGCACCCAGGTGCTTCCATGGATCATCAAATTCAGGG GCTGAAGAGTTGTGAACCAGAGTTTGTTATTGCCACACCTGAGAGACTTCAAGAGCTTGTCTCATGTAACGCTATCAATATCTCTGGGGTTTCTCTACTg GTTGTTGATGGACCGTCTTATGAAATTGGAAGCATCGACGCAATTAAAACCATTCGACAGATCATTTGTGGGAGTTTACAAACAGTGGTTTTCAGTGACTGCTCAAGTAATCCTTATATTTCAGTTTTACAGAAGCTTATTCAGGGTTCATTCTGCAGAATCCCCCTCGAGTCCTTGACACATGAAAGATGA
- the LOC116013860 gene encoding glucomannan 4-beta-mannosyltransferase 9-like isoform X1 gives MEPIAVFPEGLGISTQIGLLWQQVRQPLLVPFLRIMVFLCLAMSLMLFVEKVYMGIVMCFIKISNRKPENKYKWEPMKKDDLEIGDFAYPMVLVQIPMYNEKEVYQLSIGAACNLSWPADRLIIQVLDDSTNPTIKALVQQECRRWANKGVNIKYEIRENRNGYKAGALKEGMKHSYVKLCDYVAIFDADFQPDSNFLCRTIPFLVHNPQVGLVQARWKFVNSDECMMTRMQEMSLDYHFLVEQEVGCATHAFFGFNGTAGVWRICALNEAGGWKERTTVEDMDLAVRAGLKGWKFVYVGDVKVKNELPSTFQAYRYQQHRWSCGPANLFKKMAMEIIRNKKVSLWKKLYLVYSFFLVRKIVAHVVTFVFYCVVMPATVVIPEVQVPKWGAVYIPCIITMLNAMGTPRSFHLLVFWVLFENVMSLHRTKATFIGLLDAGRVNEWIVTEKLGDALKTKTPAKAAAMLNKPRIRMGERLHVLELMVAFYLFFCGWYDFYFGKNSFYIYLFLQGMAFFIAGIGYVGVSVPSS, from the exons ATGGAACCCATTGCAGTGTTTCCGGAGGGTCTTGGCATCAGCACCCAAATTGGATTGCTATGGCAGCAAGTTAGGCAGCCATTGTTGGTGCCATTTTTGAGGATCATGGTGTTTTTGTGCCTCGCAATGTCTCTTATGTTGTTTGTCGAGAAGGTTTACATGGGCATTGTCATGTGTTTCATTAAGATTTCCAATCGAAAACCCGAGAACAAGTACAAGTGGGAACCCATGAAGAAGGATGATTTGGAGATTGGAGACTTCGCCTACCCTATGGTTCTAGTTCAGATACCAATGTACAATGAAAAAGAG gtttatcaACTATCCATTGGAGCTGCTTGCAACCTTTCATGGCCAGCTGATAGACTGATCATTCAAGTTCTTGATGATTCAACTAATCCCACCATTAAG GCATTGGTCCAGCAAGAGTGCAGGAGATGGGCAAACAAAGGAGTGAATATAAAGTATGAAATCAGAGAAAATAGAAATGGTTACAAAGCAGGAGCCCTCAAGGAAGGGATGAAGCATAGCTATGTGAAGCTATGTGACTATGTAGCCATCTTTGATGCTGACTTTCAACCCGATTCCAATTTCTTGTGCCGCACCATCCCTTTTCTTGTGCACAATCCCCAAGTCGGCCTTGTTCAAGCTCGCTGGAAATTCG TGAATTCTGATGAATGCATGATGACAAGAATGCAAGAGATGTCTTTGGACTATCATTTCCTAGTGGAGCAAGAAGTTGGGTGTGCAACCCATGCATTTTTTGGCTTCAATG GAACTGCTGGTGTTTGGAGAATTTGTGCTCTGAATGAGGCTGGAGGTTGGAAGGAGAGGACCACTGTGGAAGACATGGACTTAGCCGTCCGAGCTGGTCTTAAAGGCTGGAAATTTGTTTACGTTGGTGACGTTAAG GTGAAGAATGAATTGCCGAGCACTTTTCAGGCATACCGTTATCAGCAACACAGGTGGTCATGTGGCCCTGCTAATCTTTTCAAGAAAATGGCTATGGAGATTATCAGAAACAAG AAAGTGTCCCTGTGGAAGAAGTTATATTTGGTGTACAGCTTCTTCTTGGTCCGGAAAATCGTGGCCCACGTGGTGACCTTCGTGTTCTACTGCGTGGTTATGCCGGCGACGGTGGTGATCCCGGAAGTCCAAGTCCCGAAATGGGGAGCGGTTTATATCCCTTGCATAATCACCATGTTGAACGCAATGGGCACGCCCAGGTCCTTCCACTTGCTGGTTTTCTGGGTTCTCTTCGAAAACGTGATGTCCCTCCACCGGACCAAGGCCACCTTCATCGGCCTGCTTGACGCCGGCAGAGTTAACGAGTGGATTGTCACCGAAAAACTCGGCGACGCTCTCAAGACCAAAACACCCGCAAAGGCCGCGGCTATGCTAAACAAACCTCGCATTAGAATGGGGGAGAG GTTACATGTCTTGGAGCTTATGGTTGCATTCTACCTCTTCTTTTGTGGGTGGTATGATTTCTATTTTGGGAAGAACAGCTTCTACATATACTTATTTCTTCAAGGCATGGCGTTTTTCATAGCAGGAATTGGTTACGTTGGTGTATCTGTTCCAAGTTCTTAG
- the LOC116013860 gene encoding glucomannan 4-beta-mannosyltransferase 9-like isoform X2, which yields MEPIAVFPEGLGISTQIGLLWQQVRQPLLVPFLRIMVFLCLAMSLMLFVEKVYMGIVMCFIKISNRKPENKYKWEPMKKDDLEIGDFAYPMVLVQIPMYNEKEVYQLSIGAACNLSWPADRLIIQVLDDSTNPTIKQECRRWANKGVNIKYEIRENRNGYKAGALKEGMKHSYVKLCDYVAIFDADFQPDSNFLCRTIPFLVHNPQVGLVQARWKFVNSDECMMTRMQEMSLDYHFLVEQEVGCATHAFFGFNGTAGVWRICALNEAGGWKERTTVEDMDLAVRAGLKGWKFVYVGDVKVKNELPSTFQAYRYQQHRWSCGPANLFKKMAMEIIRNKKVSLWKKLYLVYSFFLVRKIVAHVVTFVFYCVVMPATVVIPEVQVPKWGAVYIPCIITMLNAMGTPRSFHLLVFWVLFENVMSLHRTKATFIGLLDAGRVNEWIVTEKLGDALKTKTPAKAAAMLNKPRIRMGERLHVLELMVAFYLFFCGWYDFYFGKNSFYIYLFLQGMAFFIAGIGYVGVSVPSS from the exons ATGGAACCCATTGCAGTGTTTCCGGAGGGTCTTGGCATCAGCACCCAAATTGGATTGCTATGGCAGCAAGTTAGGCAGCCATTGTTGGTGCCATTTTTGAGGATCATGGTGTTTTTGTGCCTCGCAATGTCTCTTATGTTGTTTGTCGAGAAGGTTTACATGGGCATTGTCATGTGTTTCATTAAGATTTCCAATCGAAAACCCGAGAACAAGTACAAGTGGGAACCCATGAAGAAGGATGATTTGGAGATTGGAGACTTCGCCTACCCTATGGTTCTAGTTCAGATACCAATGTACAATGAAAAAGAG gtttatcaACTATCCATTGGAGCTGCTTGCAACCTTTCATGGCCAGCTGATAGACTGATCATTCAAGTTCTTGATGATTCAACTAATCCCACCATTAAG CAAGAGTGCAGGAGATGGGCAAACAAAGGAGTGAATATAAAGTATGAAATCAGAGAAAATAGAAATGGTTACAAAGCAGGAGCCCTCAAGGAAGGGATGAAGCATAGCTATGTGAAGCTATGTGACTATGTAGCCATCTTTGATGCTGACTTTCAACCCGATTCCAATTTCTTGTGCCGCACCATCCCTTTTCTTGTGCACAATCCCCAAGTCGGCCTTGTTCAAGCTCGCTGGAAATTCG TGAATTCTGATGAATGCATGATGACAAGAATGCAAGAGATGTCTTTGGACTATCATTTCCTAGTGGAGCAAGAAGTTGGGTGTGCAACCCATGCATTTTTTGGCTTCAATG GAACTGCTGGTGTTTGGAGAATTTGTGCTCTGAATGAGGCTGGAGGTTGGAAGGAGAGGACCACTGTGGAAGACATGGACTTAGCCGTCCGAGCTGGTCTTAAAGGCTGGAAATTTGTTTACGTTGGTGACGTTAAG GTGAAGAATGAATTGCCGAGCACTTTTCAGGCATACCGTTATCAGCAACACAGGTGGTCATGTGGCCCTGCTAATCTTTTCAAGAAAATGGCTATGGAGATTATCAGAAACAAG AAAGTGTCCCTGTGGAAGAAGTTATATTTGGTGTACAGCTTCTTCTTGGTCCGGAAAATCGTGGCCCACGTGGTGACCTTCGTGTTCTACTGCGTGGTTATGCCGGCGACGGTGGTGATCCCGGAAGTCCAAGTCCCGAAATGGGGAGCGGTTTATATCCCTTGCATAATCACCATGTTGAACGCAATGGGCACGCCCAGGTCCTTCCACTTGCTGGTTTTCTGGGTTCTCTTCGAAAACGTGATGTCCCTCCACCGGACCAAGGCCACCTTCATCGGCCTGCTTGACGCCGGCAGAGTTAACGAGTGGATTGTCACCGAAAAACTCGGCGACGCTCTCAAGACCAAAACACCCGCAAAGGCCGCGGCTATGCTAAACAAACCTCGCATTAGAATGGGGGAGAG GTTACATGTCTTGGAGCTTATGGTTGCATTCTACCTCTTCTTTTGTGGGTGGTATGATTTCTATTTTGGGAAGAACAGCTTCTACATATACTTATTTCTTCAAGGCATGGCGTTTTTCATAGCAGGAATTGGTTACGTTGGTGTATCTGTTCCAAGTTCTTAG